From a region of the Mycoplasma miroungigenitalium genome:
- the metK gene encoding methionine adenosyltransferase — MKINTTKYTYFTSESVWKGHPDKMCDTISDSIMDAILEQDKFARVAVEVFACNHLIIIGGEITTRAKVDYRAIAWNVLKSLEYNENDFTILVNTNTQSPNIAQGVQSNSTDVIKASDQGIMFGYACSETSDLLPLTSQFSHYLLKGLEQIKLRSNFKHWIKYDAKSQTTVQINKKTGEQKIAQVVVSVQTIKEVENETLKNLIIEYALKPALEYFSVSTTDDFELLINPTGAFYVGGSFADTGLTGRKIIVDTYGGHARHGGGAFSGKDLTKVDRSGAYYARYVAKNIVAAGLADKFEIQVNYVIGVEDITAYTFETFGTNHVSNSVIHHVIKRFFNFSTNNIVNWLRFSNVKYADFSVYGHFQPHAPWEQTDKVEKIKEFVADKF, encoded by the coding sequence ATGAAAATTAATACAACTAAATATACTTATTTTACTTCGGAAAGCGTCTGAAAAGGACATCCTGATAAAATGTGCGACACGATAAGCGATTCAATTATGGACGCAATTCTAGAGCAAGACAAATTTGCACGTGTTGCGGTTGAAGTCTTTGCTTGTAACCACTTAATTATTATCGGTGGTGAAATCACAACCAGAGCTAAAGTCGATTATCGAGCAATTGCTTGAAACGTCTTAAAATCTTTAGAATATAACGAAAATGACTTTACTATTTTAGTAAATACGAACACGCAATCGCCAAATATAGCCCAAGGCGTACAAAGCAATTCAACCGACGTAATTAAGGCGAGTGACCAAGGGATTATGTTTGGTTATGCTTGTAGTGAAACAAGCGACTTATTACCGCTAACTTCACAATTCTCTCACTATCTACTTAAAGGACTGGAACAAATTAAACTAAGAAGCAACTTCAAGCATTGAATTAAGTATGATGCTAAGTCGCAAACCACGGTTCAAATAAACAAGAAAACCGGCGAACAAAAAATAGCTCAAGTAGTTGTTAGCGTTCAAACAATTAAAGAAGTTGAAAATGAGACATTAAAGAATTTAATAATTGAATATGCACTAAAACCAGCTTTAGAATACTTCAGCGTATCAACAACTGACGACTTCGAACTATTAATTAATCCAACGGGAGCGTTCTATGTCGGCGGTTCCTTTGCTGATACTGGTTTAACAGGTCGCAAAATTATAGTAGACACTTACGGTGGACACGCTCGTCATGGAGGCGGAGCGTTTAGTGGTAAAGACTTAACTAAAGTCGATAGAAGTGGTGCTTATTATGCTCGTTATGTTGCTAAAAATATAGTCGCGGCCGGACTTGCTGATAAGTTCGAAATTCAAGTTAATTATGTGATTGGAGTTGAGGACATCACTGCTTACACGTTTGAAACATTTGGAACTAACCACGTATCAAATTCAGTAATTCATCATGTAATTAAGCGCTTTTTCAACTTCTCAACTAATAACATAGTAAATTGACTGCGTTTTAGTAATGTAAAATATGCTGACTTTAGCGTCTATGGTCACTTCCAACCACACGCTCCATGAGAGCAAACGGACAAAGTTGAAAAAATTAAAGAATTCGTCGCCGATAAATTTTAA
- a CDS encoding phage/plasmid primase, P4 family, producing MEKHIDKKAFNNFLENSSFIVVNSDKQPVKSFKDATDRSRLEDVVSENNLGLYLEDEWVVIDVDSKDNASAGEKLLEVIDYYGWQCNVMKTTRGYHFWFKKSADIKNYVNIVLPVGIRADIKASGRNAYVVIKKDGKFRDWIRFYKAVDKLPTELSPISLQAFQDLECPVGLLEGSRHDNLFRRIATLANAYWSKQKAYNLINVINSLLFASPLDAAEIEGIFSRSHTFFEQTKQGFYDADGKLQIFNVIDYIIAEFKIVRYGGNLFFYSEVESIYKLMQDNDIMRVIKSLIPKTKLLNIKEILNQIKISPKIPMKDIEPNVVALQNCYYDLSRFRRIPVDSNLFVINKINVTYDPRYKTEQKLKTVKNFLSDICSGNLRHVQLLLEFIGYSMTSHTNFQKSLLLYGQTASNGKSTFFDLLSYFFGTKNVSYLGFEELGRRFATSALLDKMVNIGADISTDYISEPSTFKKLVTGDYVSAEFKGKDRFAFKNKAKLIFATNKLPATQDKSNGFFRRFIIVPFDNEFTQERGNLDPKIKEKLLTPVNANSLFLLAIDALKNLTESGKFTKSDAINKLLIDYADSNNNVNVFILNDPLYTDDEIREGQSFINKTVVEKYNEYKRFCLEFSYKAYSLTKFREEVLLFFKPLKLTTRKIKKNDGVFDTFQKLIVKF from the coding sequence ATGGAAAAACACATCGATAAAAAAGCATTTAATAACTTTTTAGAAAATTCAAGTTTTATAGTTGTAAATAGCGACAAGCAACCCGTCAAATCATTTAAAGACGCGACCGACCGAAGCAGACTTGAGGACGTCGTTAGTGAGAATAATTTAGGTCTGTATTTAGAGGACGAGTGAGTAGTTATCGACGTCGACAGTAAAGACAACGCATCGGCTGGCGAAAAGCTTTTAGAAGTTATAGATTACTACGGTTGACAGTGTAATGTTATGAAGACAACTCGAGGCTATCACTTCTGATTTAAAAAGTCGGCCGACATTAAAAATTACGTCAATATTGTTTTACCAGTCGGAATTAGAGCTGATATCAAAGCAAGTGGTCGCAATGCTTATGTTGTTATTAAAAAAGACGGAAAATTCAGAGATTGAATAAGATTTTATAAAGCTGTCGACAAATTACCAACTGAACTAAGTCCAATAAGTTTACAAGCATTTCAAGATTTAGAGTGCCCAGTTGGATTACTGGAAGGCTCTAGACATGATAACTTATTCCGTCGCATTGCGACTTTAGCAAACGCCTACTGAAGCAAACAAAAGGCTTATAACTTAATTAATGTAATTAACTCCTTATTATTTGCTAGTCCATTAGATGCTGCTGAAATTGAGGGCATATTCTCGAGAAGTCATACGTTTTTCGAACAAACAAAACAAGGCTTCTACGACGCTGACGGCAAACTTCAAATATTCAATGTTATCGACTATATTATTGCTGAATTTAAAATTGTAAGATATGGTGGCAACTTGTTCTTTTATAGTGAAGTCGAATCGATTTATAAATTAATGCAAGATAACGATATTATGCGTGTAATTAAGTCACTAATACCAAAGACTAAACTTTTAAATATTAAAGAGATATTAAATCAAATTAAAATCAGTCCAAAAATACCGATGAAAGATATCGAGCCAAATGTAGTCGCATTACAAAATTGTTATTATGACTTATCTCGCTTCCGTCGCATCCCAGTAGACTCAAACTTGTTTGTTATTAACAAAATCAATGTTACTTACGACCCTAGATATAAGACAGAACAAAAACTTAAGACTGTTAAAAACTTTTTAAGCGATATTTGTAGTGGTAACTTAAGACACGTTCAGTTGCTGTTAGAATTTATTGGTTACTCAATGACTTCACATACAAATTTCCAAAAAAGTCTATTGTTATATGGTCAAACAGCGTCAAATGGTAAGAGTACATTTTTTGACTTATTAAGTTATTTTTTTGGAACTAAAAACGTGAGTTATTTAGGTTTTGAAGAGTTAGGCAGACGCTTCGCAACAAGTGCACTTTTAGACAAAATGGTTAACATCGGTGCTGACATTTCAACTGATTACATCTCTGAACCATCAACTTTTAAAAAGCTTGTGACTGGTGATTATGTAAGTGCTGAATTTAAAGGTAAAGACCGCTTCGCATTCAAAAATAAAGCTAAGTTGATATTTGCGACTAATAAATTACCAGCAACTCAAGATAAGTCAAATGGATTTTTTAGACGTTTTATCATCGTACCGTTCGATAACGAATTTACGCAAGAACGTGGTAATTTAGACCCTAAAATTAAAGAGAAATTACTTACGCCAGTAAATGCTAACTCATTATTCTTATTAGCAATTGACGCACTTAAAAACTTAACTGAAAGCGGTAAATTTACTAAAAGCGACGCTATTAATAAGTTGCTTATTGATTACGCAGATTCAAATAACAACGTCAATGTGTTTATATTAAATGACCCGCTTTATACCGATGATGAAATAAGAGAAGGTCAGTCATTTATCAATAAAACAGTTGTTGAAAAATATAATGAATATAAGCGTTTTTGCCTTGAGTTTTCTTATAAAGCTTACTCACTTACAAAATTCAGGGAAGAAGTGTTGCTGTTTTTTAAACCATTAAAACTTACGACTCGAAAAATAAAGAAAAATGATGGAGTATTCGATACTTTTCAAAAACTAATTGTTAAATTTTAA
- a CDS encoding adenine-specific methyltransferase EcoRI family protein → MVENINNKKVITLTELIKEFEVENKKQKGHTVLTNAKRKANDEFYTTIEPIENEMEFWAKQDAFRGRSILLPCDPLDLFDGLVEGLKHSQFWVYFHKNFERLGLKSLRATCLTFGELKNAKFYEYKGGDDNNLDAYIEYSVESDGDFNDPKLHPEFLKSDLVITNPPFSKLRLFLNVLTDLKLDFLIIAPQTIIKSFKFLTNYKNKHWFLGHTSVKPVFVDARSTREKLGKVVKGGPNCIWITSLKSILKSKRVKKNDISFSTFDFYPDIINIDRFNDLNLAVEIYGKNQLYGVPISALVNDNFNEKWELLCCISECICDDKKHNKRAFVNGVQKFPRLIIKAKN, encoded by the coding sequence ATGGTTGAAAATATCAATAATAAAAAAGTAATTACATTAACTGAACTAATTAAAGAGTTTGAAGTTGAAAATAAAAAGCAAAAAGGTCATACTGTTTTAACAAACGCAAAAAGAAAAGCAAACGATGAGTTTTATACAACCATTGAACCAATCGAAAATGAAATGGAGTTTTGAGCTAAACAAGACGCTTTTAGAGGTCGGAGTATTTTATTACCATGCGACCCACTCGACTTATTTGATGGCTTAGTTGAAGGTTTAAAACATTCACAGTTTTGAGTTTATTTTCATAAAAATTTTGAACGTCTTGGATTAAAGTCTTTGAGAGCGACATGTTTAACTTTCGGCGAGTTAAAAAATGCTAAATTTTATGAATATAAAGGTGGAGACGATAATAACTTAGATGCTTATATTGAATATAGCGTTGAGAGTGATGGAGATTTCAACGACCCTAAATTACATCCTGAATTTTTAAAAAGCGACTTAGTAATTACTAACCCTCCCTTCTCCAAATTGCGTCTCTTTTTAAACGTGTTAACAGACTTAAAACTTGACTTTTTGATAATAGCGCCTCAGACAATCATAAAAAGTTTTAAATTTTTAACAAACTATAAAAACAAACATTGATTCTTAGGTCACACTTCAGTTAAGCCTGTATTTGTTGATGCTCGGAGTACAAGGGAGAAATTAGGAAAAGTTGTAAAAGGCGGACCGAACTGTATTTGAATAACTAGTTTAAAATCAATTTTAAAAAGCAAGCGTGTGAAAAAAAATGATATCTCATTTTCGACTTTTGACTTTTACCCAGATATTATCAATATAGATCGTTTCAATGACTTAAATCTAGCTGTCGAAATCTATGGTAAAAACCAACTTTATGGTGTACCAATTTCAGCTTTAGTCAATGATAATTTCAATGAAAAATGAGAATTATTATGTTGCATATCTGAGTGCATTTGCGACGATAAAAAACACAACAAAAGAGCATTTGTGAATGGCGTTCAAAAATTCCCCAGATTAATAATTAAAGCAAAAAATTAA